Within Plasmodium vinckei vinckei genome assembly, chromosome: PVVCY_12, the genomic segment atctatagtttttaattcataGTGTAATACATTTTTGAGTTTGTTTAAAATTGATATTACACTCTTTAGCTTATctaattcatttattttataggtacaataaatataatttctattaaaaaatatgtaacaatttttattatattctcttgaactttttatatattttataaaactgCTTTTTATTGATTCTATACTATCTTcgtcattttttatatccccattaattaaatcaaaaattgtatttcTTGACTTATCTTtggattttttattttttttatcagaCGATACACTATCTTCATATCCAAATGAAGGGTTGAAATTTTCACTAGTTTTGTTAATTTCTTTTGAAATTGATGaaataacattattttcatttattgagatattatcatatttactattattatcacaTAAAGGGGAATTGAATCTAACATTAagaataaatttataatttattatattttgaaaataacgTTTTGTGCCATTAAATACAATTTCACCACTTTTAATAACAGCTATATCATCTGCGAATTTATTGGCTTCATAAATATCATGAgtacatattaaaataatattatcttttttgattttatcaaaaaatttgaataattttgtttttgtttttatgtCTAAAGCTATAAATGGCTCATccaaaatgtatatatctCGTTTTACAAGaaagcatataaatattgatattttcttttttatttcatctattaaattttttattttatcatttaaatatttagatAAATCTAACCcgtttaacatttttaatgttcttttcttttttaaatatttattaacatctttattataatataataaaaatactttaataatttcataaaatgttaaattatcatataatattacattttGACTGCAAAAACTGATTTCTAGTGCTTTTTTactttgattttttattgcattaatatttttaaatttatttaatttatattttgtttctGATGTACTACTATTTAGAGAGGTACTATCTGTTAAATCATCGTTttcatttgatttttttttatatttattattgtgcATACCTTTTGATGTGTTTGGCATTGTGTCTATGGATATTGCTTCGTTATGTCGTTGTTTTTCTCgtttcttttttgttagtttaaaattatttttaacaaatGATATTTCTCCGCTATCTTTAGTTATCATCtttgtaattatatttataagagTGGATTTTCCGGATCCGTTTTCTCccaataaaacaaaaatttgATTGCTTCTCAATGTTaaggaaatattttttaatgcttgtttttttccataaaatttgtttacatttttaataaataagcaGCACTTATTATTTGCAATTGCTTCTTCATCGTTATTATAAGCCGTTCTGataaatttatgttttttgtttatagaTAGTGCATTTTTCCCGGTCCTATATAATTGATTGATAGATGCATTTTTCTTACTTAtagatttattatttggatTTGTACTCTCTGAATCAAAttctaaattatataaattatcttCCGTTTTACTATCTGCTAACATTTTGGtgttattgtttttttgatgcatatttttcttcttcgTTAAAGGAACCATCTTGAAACTGAAACTGATTGTGTCATTGCtcttgatatatataataagtgTTAATATAGATACTAACATAATGAACGAAATAAATGGATATATAGTAAGGTCCATCAAACATATATCTTCTATAGTTATGAACATTTCATTAAAtcctatttttatatcatttttaattaatataaaaataaaatctaatgctaaacaaaatgaagaatGGGGAATCAATAAAACTAATGAAATCAAAGATTTGTTTGCCCCCGAATGAATAATTAAACGAAATGTagagaaaagaaaaaacaacaaaaatgacgctatataattaattgcactattatatgaaaaatggaCACATATTACTGTAACTAATAAACTATTcattataaacatataaatataataaaataaaatgaaataattcattaattttttaaatatatacaaatatattatatatgtaaatattatattataaaaaaacaacactataaaataaaataataaccatgaaaaaaaataataatatttatttacttttatacaaaacaaaaaattctCCATATTTATCTTTCGTtccttatttatatcaaaacaaatatttactataaataaacaaatacataaaaaaacaataattctaaatatatttttttctagaGCATCAAATGCATTAATCTTTAAATTCTTCAAAGGcattttatatgaataaaaattttcaacCGAAAAgtttgtaatatattttacatcaTCACTTGGTTCATCTTGTGACTGTATACTACTTTTATTGataatatcattttctaaatcgtcatttttattatctttaaacttattatacttcaaaagaaaataattaaaatgatATTCAAGAGCCATAAAAAAGCTATTGTAATACCattcattaaaatatatgttaaaCGATAAATCATCAACAGtgttaaaatttataaaattctgttttaagtttatattaatatcatTGAAAAATAGTTTCTCATTTGAATTTAATAGTGCATAATCCCCTACTctaattttatatcttaTATTTGATATAGGCTCATCATTATTGAAATTAAGATTGTCATTTTCAGCACTCTTTATGTTGTCATTACCCTGTTTATTCAATCTGAAGCTATTTTTATGTGTATAATCTGTTGAGCTTAATTTCGGTGTTATTGACAAGTTCGTTATGTTTTGATCGTTGAGCTTTTTAGTATGATCTATTTGTTCATTATCATATaacttatttaaatatcTCCCAACAATATTTGGAAACAATAATGTtggtttcttttttttgtcattttcttttacttCATATTTAAGATTTTCAATACCTAATAACCCACATGAGTAATTTGTTTCTACCACTTCATTTTTCACAAagttatgaaaaaataaaacatttctTTTATCCTTTACAAATTCTTTATACtgattttcattttttatacttctaatgttttttatatattttttgtacaatttcgtttttttaatcGTATTTATTGTATGCTGgtctatttttaattttgctaatttttcatattctttatctgaatatatatttttatataaatcatcAATAGTAAGTTCATTATTGTCATCATTATAATTGTTtgttattttgtttttaaaattatttaatagtTGTTTATTAAATTGAATAGATTGATAACTTGGCTtgatgttatttttttcttttttttctttcaaaTCCTTtacatcattttcattaagaaatattgcatatttaaaatttttttcacattcTTCTTCggtattatatattcgaaaaatattcatatcattttcattggTGTATGTCATAAAATCgtttataattttggaAGGCGGTGTAAGGCATATATGATTCACATATAAtgtatcatttatttccctaaagtaaaaaaaaaaataggaaaaaataaaagtaaataaattataaaaacataaaaaaaattgatatatttttattaaaaaatttgttgAAACTTACTTTGAGCACAAATCATTGCTCATAAACAATACATATTGCCTTATGGTGTCGTTTAAATCGATCTTGTCATTTTCCGAAAAAAGGTTAGCTAGTTCAAAGGAGTCTgcattgaaaaaaaaaacatatgcattatatatatgtatgtatatatagagaGAGAAAGAGAAAGGGGCATataacattatatattagggggaaataagaaaatatgtaaaaagaGCCACGAATAATAAGCCGACAGACATATTATTAAGCCTtttcaaattaaaatactatcaactaataaaatatgcattataCAATATAGGCACGTTCACTATTTAACATGCTCTTTAGAGCATATGATACAATAGGGCATACAAGGGatacatatacataatcAATAagcatttaaaatatacatatatatttaaaataaatatatagggacacaaaatattttaactaATAATAgatatttgatatattttttttttgtaacttACACTTCTCACTTAAGTTCCTCAAAAATAAGtgaaaaagaattaaagaaaagggtattaacaaaaaaaagaaataaagaatgggatttttttttttttcataatacgTCTTCTTTAATAAGCCATATAATTTACGAGTTTTCATTATGTTATattgaatttatttaaaaaatataattaattttattaacaaatatttttcccctatataacaaaaataaactctaataaaaaaaatagggattgataaaaaacatgatttaattatgtttttacaaaatctggattaaaaaaaagaaaaacataaaatcaTGTTAAAGAACTCATgactaaaaatatgttatataaaatttaaaactaattaaataaataaaattgttttaaattggatattaaaaaaattataaatcataaaaaatgaaaatgtattttttttttctttttcatagAATAGTCTGTTcatacaaattatataacaacaatatataataaggaaaattttaaataatttatttttttttaaatatttttgtattaaaaaaaaaaatagtaggTAAAACATCAGTAGTAAATTGGAGAAAAAATGGAGgggtaataaataaaaaaaaatagttcaacatgtattattattaggtCTCCTTTTTTcgtattcctttttttcctttctattttcttttatatttcttatttttttaaattaatgaaaagcagaaaatttaaaaaaaattagaaaaacttatttaattaatttttccatatttttaaaaaatattatttaatattacagtattttttatatttataattacataGAAAATGTAGTACTACTTTCCTTAAAAgagtatttttttgaacCCCAAAAAATTTCCAatagaaaattttaaaaaattatagaagCATAAtactttcattattatttaattatttcattttttcttttgttctttctatatatatataatttaaatttgcaTAGATTTATATTTCCAATTTCATGGTACTCAACCTGTTTTTGGAATTAGGGCCCCAAAAGAACATACACAATgctaaaatataattgtatataatatttagtGAGGAATaccatattattttttattacatttaaataaaaacattttagcttataaaaaaaaataagagaCCTTTTAATATGCCTATCATTTCCTTATAACAAATATGAATTAAagcattaaaatatattatatctataccccattatttttttttattaaaaaaataattaaatgcaaaacttttaaatatgataGCAACTTTTTAgaaatttttttcgtatattacatttttacaCTTTAGCCGTTTAAACAACTATTCAATAAAAaggcaaataaaaataaatgtgtcTTTATTCTaggaaaaggaaaaaaagtCCTTCAATagttttttaataatatttattattacattttcatatatatatatatatattcaaaatatttttacatgcttatacacataaaatgcactaaaataaaatatatgtaaaaatatatcaaagcAATTTCAACGAGAATAgatgtttataatttatataatttcttaATATGTctgtaaaaaaagtaaatataaaatattttgaataaattataatttattaaatgatataatttcGGCTGATTGAACAAGCCCTTCAATTGTATCTTCAACATCTTCATCTTCATTCATCTGTTCTTGTaattctttcttttttttacaatccTCTTCGCTTAATCCAACATTTTCAATCATTTCAATAAGCTCGTCTGTGTTAACTAGATCATCAACAATAATACAGGAAAcctttgaaaaaaaaaggaataaaaaatggtagTGAAAAAGAATAGTAATGTAagaaaatatgcatataaaatagaatgaataaaaaagatatgtTTACTTGTAATTTAAAAAGCCCGAAAGCAAAGGGAGTTTTTTTATGGGCTTTTCCCCAAGTTAATCCTTCCATCTCAATCTCTTTTACAAGCTTTAATACTTCATCTAAATTCGTATCTTCCCCATAAGGTTTTATATCAATAATTAGAGATGATCTgttacaattttaaaagtaaaatttacacatataaatattgcaTATGCATGTAAACTATAGTTTATTCGTTTTCTACTGcctcatttttaatatgcaGGGTGCGTAGTATGTAGGATGGGAGTTTCAcgatttaaattattaatgattatcaattttttattcactatttattcattttcattcttACTTTCCaacttctttttttttatttcccttTTTGGCACCTTGGCTAGTTCCAGAATTATCTGTATTTCCATCATTGtgcaaaatataataacttAAAGGTACATATAATTCGTCATATGTGTttgccattttttttaatgagaaatatagatatactattttatattagttaaatatattaacaattattaatttaagattattttaattataaaagaattattGGTATATTTTGTGTAACATTAAagttatttaaataatattttatgaaaaatatagttaataatttttataaacaggtatataaatataatatatcataaataataacaataataattattattattgcttCTATATTTACCTTATAAAAAtgctaataaaaaaactaacaaacatgttaatataagtatattcacaatttattcatttaataaaaaaaaatatattatataaaaaagatgatGCATACACTaaacaaagaaaaaaacgGGTAAACTTAAAACCATgagttaattttttttccctcactctatgcatatataaaaaatatatgtatgtttttcgttttttatttttttttattttttaactttaaTAATCATTATGTATATCATGATAATATGCAGATTTTACggttctttatttttatgttttgttctttttaaatagataaataatatatatacatatatattatacatatgtgCATACTTTCTACATAAGTATGCATTGAAGTTTGTTTCTACATTATTATCAGGTTAATCCTTGCTTGGGTATcctttcattttctttttttttttattacgaCACTTTCAAAAAGGcgttataataatttttcccCAAAACAAGTATTAGTTgcacatatacatatactacaaaaaaatggcaacaatttttttcatgatTTATTCAATTTAGGTATCATTTTGTTCTTCATTTAATATagtttcattttgttttcttaAAATTTCCTTTAAATCTGTTATTAATGCATTTTCTCTATTTGCCCTTTCTTCATAATTAAACATAGCTAAGGCTCTTTGCTCTTCGGCACTATAAACTTGGTTTTCTTTTCTCATACGTATTGCATTCATTCGTTTATGTCTTGATCCACTCATAACATACCCAAGActttcaaaattttctaTTGCTTCAGCTGATAATCCAACTTCACCACGTCTTGGTAttctttttcctttttgAATAAACTGTGCTATTGCTTGCCCTTCTCCTGGCATCATAGCACCACCATAATCCATTTGTTTATTTGCcaattttacatttatatcGAGAGGCTTTGGTCCTACACTATCTGTATCATCATCCGTTGCtccattttcattttcgtAATCTTCAGGATCTTCTTTTTCAGACTGTTCACTTTGTTTACTTTCTtgatttttcttatattcgtcttctttatttttttttttgcttttttttttcgtatcCTTATGTTTTTCAATAGAATTAGAGGCACCTCGCTTATCCAACTTTTCATTTAGTGAGTCATATCCTTCACATAGAAAAGACAAGGATGTGGCTGAAGTACTATTTGATTTTCCTATATTGTCGTCTGAATCGtcatacttttttttacgtTTGCTTTTTCTATCTTTATCCTTTTTATGACTTCCATGTTTTTTGcttttctctttttctctatctttcttttttttttttttttttttatcgtgcttttttttctttttgtacTCTTCATCAGAAGAATTGCTATATCCTTCTACACTActtttacttttatattttttgtccATATATTCAGAATCACTGTATGTCAATTcagtgttttttttttttttttttttttttttcttttttatctttctttttataagaATATTCACTGTGTGAACTTAACTCGGAGTGTTCCGTTTCAgagttatatttttttttttttttttttttttttctcttttttatcatctgttgattttttcttatgtttttcattttgatcGCTATCTTTACTCACGGAATTttccaaaatattttcccaTGTTGTTGGAGATAGAGACTGAGATcgtctatatattttatgttgaTCAAAAGGCAAATCaaatctatatttattttttttttgtagcCAATTAGTATAATCATTCCAACTCTCTTTATCTGCATAATGACCCAGAGGGAGAcgatgatattttttttcaattttttcgccgttttttttattatataaatatttatagctACTTTTTTCTCCccttttataatttgaatGCCTATCGTCATATAAATCacgttttttatttttgtgaaAGTCATTGTCGCTACTATAATAGCGTGATTCGGAACGTTTGTATCTATTATAACTTCGTCTATTGTCATAGCCTTTGCTATgatcataatttttcctTCCATCTTTTCTGTTTCTACTAACTCGTCGCATTCTCCATTTGCTCTCCCCACTACTATTGCTGTATGTGCTTCTTCGTCGTTTGCCTCTTCCCCCTTTCCTGTTGCTATGACTACGGGAGCTGCTGCGAGTACGACTTCTTTTTCGATGGGGTTTGTCTTTTTTCCTAAAAGAATGACTACTTGGTGAGTTGtctcttctttttttatttaacatTCTATCATTACTTATAGATGTCGAGCCATATGAAGATCTCATTGCCGTTTTTCGATATTTTTCATGCCctcttttattatcatcatatttatatttatttttatcatgaTAACTATCACTATTTTCATTGGTACTACTgcgtcttttttttttgtgttttttttgttttgtatAATCACTACTATTACTATCTCTATTATGATTATATtcgtcttttttttgttgtttttcataattatataattcgttttccctttttaatttttctaattttttttttaatgtttctcgcattttttccttatcttttattaatgtttcttttttttctgcaCTACTATTTTGTtcacttttatttatattattattgtatgattcatcattttgttttaatgaATTTCTATTTTCGTTGTTGGcgagttttttttttaattttaaaaggtctaacttttttttaagttccatatattttttttccctctcttttttttcatccgTCATTTCCTCTTTTGATATGGGTGAATTTTCTCCCTTATTATTTGAGTCAcctttttcattatcatgATTGTTACCACTATTATCCCCACTAATATTGCTTATACTATTGCTATTTACCTTTAGCATTTTTAATCTTTCTTTAAGTTCTGTATgctttttttcaaaatggCTTTTTTCGCttttatcatcattttcactGTTACTAGCACTTTCCTGgtcttcatcattttcattgcTATCGGCATTTTCCTGATCTTCACTATTTTCATCGTTGTCGGCACTTTCCTGATcttcactatttttatcgTTGTCGGCACTTTCCTGATcttcactatttttatcgTTGTCGGCACTTTCCTGATCTTCACTATTTTCATCGTTGTCGGCACTTTCCTGATcctcatcattttcattatctttTACTGATTTATCGTTATCCTCATTTTCCGAATTTGATATTTCATCTTCTGAATTTACTGTCATTTCTCTTCAttacataattaaaaatatttgttttataaatacagGAAATCacatacataaatatgtgcgggtatataatatgttacAAATGTTATAGCAAAATACATCAACAAATTAATtgtcctttttttttcttgtttttttgacttcttttcatttatgttttttctatatttttattatttgattatattttatttttttttcaacataTTATGATTTACTTCAAATgtggtatatatattattattactattacctttgtatatatagattGTTTGCTtgcttgtttttttatctttataaaaattctgCTTTTTTCGCAATTTCATAGTATCAAAATAACTTCAATCCATTGCGCATAttagtattattatatatatgtaaaagtATGCAgaattaaacaaattaaaaaaaaaatttactcaaaatcttaaaaaaaataattaatccTATGTGCCAGCAGCaaagcatatttttatatttcatatgCGGGTCaaccatttttttctctcatgaattttttattttctattttttttactaataaTGTTTATAACTATTTTCATTACCTTAagtctatttttataaatatttttttatccttatattatatatatacataatagtATATCCCCATTTCACTCTTTCACATTAGAACTGTATCAATGCATTAgtcaaatgaaaatatggttacataaattattattttcacatTATTGTAAATATCTTTGCATTACATATAATAgtgctattattatttgttctGTTTATTTTAGATTTTGTTCAatctaaatatataaatagatacaataattttcctatttaaaacatttattttgcgactgaattaaaaatatgaagaaatgataaaacagacatatttatatatacaagcATTTGCACAATTAACCATATTACTAAAATTTGAGATgcctttttttcttctatgTTTAAATGAGACGgctcataatttttttttttgctttctTCATCTAATtaatttacttttttcttAATGTATACATGATAATAATGGAATGATAAAGGAAAAGATAAATAATACAGAATAATAACcataaaaaagtattataattgaataaaacaaaattagcTTATTATAGATATAGTTagtgtatataattatattaacacaattattttgcattatatatgcacatgtacacacatatatgtataacaATTGATCAATGTTACAACATCGTAAGACAATTAGTTAAAATTTAGATAATGAACATATGaatggaaatatttttaaattaaaacaaatacaaattttattacattaaCAATCAttgatgataaaaaaaaaataaaataggcATACACTTTTTGTTTGTGGAAAAAATTTCCTATCATCattttatgataataaGAAAATAGTTATATGCATTGACAAAATGTAAAAGAATTACTATTCAGATATTAAGGGAGCATTAtcaatgtatttattttcttctattGGAACATCACATGGTATTGGCAATATAATGTCGTCATAAACTATATAAGGCTTTTCAATAAAGCAATCTACATAAATAACTTCATcagtatattttatacgtggaataatttttttccgTATTGgtacaattttataattatcctTAAATTTTAGTATAGGAACATCAACTGGTATAACTACAGGTTTTGGAactaaatatgtataatcaacatttatatgttcttttaaacaattaacaacttcaatatttttttctaattttgGTATAAAAAGTGTTTCTATTTTTGGTACGCCATTATTGgattctttatataaattaaattgaACATTATCAGTTTTTATATCTTGTTCAACACTATTGCTTATGTTATATTGGGCATTATATTTCATCAATCCCATAtcactttttaatttactttcactattttttttatataattttttaatattttcatacaACTTTACAAGATATTCATCTCCTTTTTTAACATAAGTATTAACCTCTTCAACCAATTCCACTGGCTTATAGaatgcatttatttttgtatccTCACAATGAATGACTCTTTTTGTGATCGGCTTTATTACACTTACGTgcatttcattttcttgaTTGATAAAATCATTCTTTGTGTTTATTCCCATGGAATCTTCGTCGTTCTGCGTAcgaataaaatgaaaataaggACATGATGAGCTAAATAAtgtatgaatatataatatggtaaataaataagcatACAACATATACAgtgtacatataaaatatattatgcgTTTTTTGTCTTTTGCTTTTATCGTTTgattattttcctttttaataatttacattTGTGCATTCATTAATATCTTGTAATAGCATCTCCATCGTCAACAATACAAATCGTTTTTTAATCGCCAGAAATGTTTATGTATGCCTATGCATATATagcaaaaaaatgttataatttatatattttcttttttcctGGGAATgccaataatttttaatatgtaaaagtatattttcaaattatttgtaGCACAAACACACAAATGACATgacaaattatttttttagtttacACATAACATACTGTGTGTATTAATATGTTAcaaatgtatgtatatatatgttgccttttatttataatttttttttaataataacatccatattataattaagaCATAAACTTTCGTAacaacataaaaaaatttaataacgTTACTTGGTATAGACAATTCTATTCAAATGCTTGAATTCGTggaataaatttttttatcagctcaatattatgtatgttttttgaaaatgtttaacacatatatattgacTTAAATAGcgaaagtttttttttttttttttcgttttttttttctattttgtTCAGAAAAATAGCCATAAAGCGTTGCATTTTTGGCTATTTTGGCTAATTTAATtaacatattattaattttaattttatacatgtttattcaaataaaaaacattgaATTTAGCTATAAACATGTGTATCACTTCGTATATGAAGTTtaactaaaaataaaaacgtatataaatttacaagtgtacaaaaaaaatgcaatgATAAATGTGCGGGCATTGcttttacattattattgatCATAATTGCACATcattatacttttttatacattaataaaatagttcGTTTATTGAACAAACTTTAATTaattacataattttttatgtaaaaatgtattatatgGATGTGTGTATATGATTTCATGTGCAATctaaaaattgttataacTTCATGGTTTGCTTTTAATCATCACT encodes:
- a CDS encoding heat shock protein 90, putative, whose amino-acid sequence is MLKVNSNSISNISGDNSGNNHDNEKGDSNNKGENSPISKEEMTDEKKEREKKYMELKKKLDLLKLKKKLANNENRNSLKQNDESYNNNINKSEQNSSAEKKETLIKDKEKMRETLKKKLEKLKRENELYNYEKQQKKDEYNHNRDSNSSDYTKQKKHKKKRRSSTNENSDSYHDKNKYKYDDNKRGHEKYRKTAMRSSYGSTSISNDRMLNKKRRDNSPSSHSFRKKDKPHRKRSRTRSSSRSHSNRKGGRGKRRRSTYSNSSGESKWRMRRVSRNRKDGRKNYDHSKGYDNRRSYNRYKRSESRYYSSDNDFHKNKKRDLYDDRHSNYKRGEKSSYKYLYNKKNGEKIEKKYHRLPLGHYADKESWNDYTNWLQKKNKYRFDLPFDQHKIYRRSQSLSPTTWENILENSVSKDSDQNEKHKKKSTDDKKEKKKKKKKKI
- a CDS encoding inner membrane complex protein 1d, putative; translation: MEMLLQDINECTNNDEDSMGINTKNDFINQENEMHVSVIKPITKRVIHCEDTKINAFYKPVELVEEVNTYVKKGDEYLVKLYENIKKLYKKNSESKLKSDMGLMKYNAQYNISNSVEQDIKTDNVQFNLYKESNNGVPKIETLFIPKLEKNIEVVNCLKEHINVDYTYLVPKPVVIPVDVPILKFKDNYKIVPIRKKIIPRIKYTDEVIYVDCFIEKPYIVYDDIILPIPCDVPIEENKYIDNAPLISE
- a CDS encoding elongation factor 1 (EF-1), putative, which translates into the protein MANTYDELYVPLSYYILHNDGNTDNSGTSQGAKKGNKKKEVGKSSLIIDIKPYGEDTNLDEVLKLVKEIEMEGLTWGKAHKKTPFAFGLFKLQVSCIIVDDLVNTDELIEMIENVGLSEEDCKKKKELQEQMNEDEDVEDTIEGLVQSAEIISFNKL
- a CDS encoding heat shock protein 90, putative: MDKKYKSKSSVEGYSNSSDEEYKKKKKHDKKKKKKKKDREKEKSKKHGSHKKDKDRKSKRKKKYDDSDDNIGKSNSTSATSLSFLCEGYDSLNEKLDKRGASNSIEKHKDTKKKSKKKNKEDEYKKNQESKQSEQSEKEDPEDYENENGATDDDTDSVGPKPLDINVKLANKQMDYGGAMMPGEGQAIAQFIQKGKRIPRRGEVGLSAEAIENFESLGYVMSGSRHKRMNAIRMRKENQVYSAEEQRALAMFNYEERANRENALITDLKEILRKQNETILNEEQNDT